Part of the Antechinus flavipes isolate AdamAnt ecotype Samford, QLD, Australia chromosome 2, AdamAnt_v2, whole genome shotgun sequence genome is shown below.
ACCTACATATTGTTGCACTAAATCTCTGATTCTTCCCTATTATCAAGTGTACTTCTCTGAATATGGAATCATAAAATCTGAGGTTGGTCAACCAATTTATTTCATACTTGAAGCAGCAGTCTCTTATCCAACATCCTGGGCAAGTGGCATCCAACTTCCATATTGTCAGAGAGACCTTATTGTCTACCAAGGCAGCCAGTTACATGTTCCTTTTGGACACCTTTAAATGTTAGTAAGAATGTCCTCAGAACCCTAATCTTCCCCTTTGTAACTCAAAGCCATTGGCCCCTATTCTGAGGCTCCCCACCTTTAAAAGACTTTTGAGTTCTGCCATACTTTTTTCTGAACTAATCTTAAACTCCTCTTTTTATCTTTAGTAAAGCATTGTGACCATCATTCATATCATACAATATCAGTCATCAGTGATAAGATCTAAGGTATATTTTACCTTTGAGACAATGTACCTTTACTGACATCTCAATTTTTTGTTCATAGTCAGCTcacaatgtgattttttttaaaccaaattctgtcccacataaaatttaaattttattgcattttgaatGATGCTAATGAACTTTGAGATTCTCAAAACATGCTATTCTATCATCCTAAATGTTAGGTAAACTTTTTTTCTGgaatagtttaaaataaaatcgTTCTTCCCACCTCCAAAGTGCATTATTGTTTTGGGATATATCTTCTTTTATAGAGAGGAATTCTTGAGTTCATTCAGAGGtctgaatgttatagaatgtgGTTCCTTCTTCCAAATGATAGAGTAGTGAAATGTCATAGTAAAGGAAAGCATAATATATTTGGTGTTTGGAGTAATTTTTGGACTGAACATTAAAATGGCAAAAATCACAGGCATTTTAATGGTCAAGTGACTTTCAAAGGCAAACAATATAATTCTGTATTGGTgctaaagataaaaaacaaatggagctctttttccctttcaaaatcaATTGCTCTTCTTGTTAAtggattctgatttttctttcattccctatttacCAAAGGAGGGCTGGATATTATTTtgaggatttaaaaaattatttatctgaGAGTTCATTTACTTCACTCTCAAATAATTCAACAGAATGTGTGTatacaactctctctctctctctgggaatCTTAATGCAACAAGTTTCCATGGTTATTcttcagttttatattttaatgggctGCTACCAATGAGGATTGATCTTGTATCTTGTATCATCAGTACCTTCCATTTACAGGAAAACTTAAAAACTGTTAACCTTAAAAACCAGGATTTCGTATTTTTATTTGCTGtgattaattttatataaacaagTGTGACAAAAGGGAATCTCTTTTTACATTTCCTTGAGTATTCTCTCTttttgggagggaagagaggaagaactGCCTATTTTACTGAACAAATTTTCAGAAAATGGGAGTGTTTGACAAATGAATGATTTCTACCACTCCCATTGATAACAAGTGGATGTTCAGGACCTATCCTGAAAAAGATGGATTGTAGTCTTATGCTTCAAACGTCAGAGCATGAACATTATCACTAAGGGTTTTCCAAAAACTAGTCAGCAACTACAGTCACACTTTATTGTAGTATTACTCCCCGTGAACTTCTTGGACTTGTATAGTGAGACCAGAATTCAGAACCCCACACCAGTATAAAAATGTACTAAATGTTTACTAAACTGTTCTCTGTGGTGTTAACTGATCTTTGGAAAAGGAGACAGTGGAAGTTTTGTAAAAGCATAGAGGAGATTCTTATTGAGTATAGAAATGACACAGTGAATATGTAtttgaattggaaaatattttatttgaatagtAAATAGTTATACAGTTGAAACAGTTCTATTGAAGCATTCTATAAATAGCtaacaattaagaaaataatgtGTGTAGAAAAGAGATTGCATCTAAAAGTAAGAGCTGTCAGTTGTACAAGAGCTGTCTGAGCCCTCCAAGCAAATGGTAAGGTTGTATGTAATCGCTCAGATAGGTATAAAAGTTAAAACTTTTAGCAGATCCCTTTAGAAAAAGACCCTCTTCTAAAATGCACAGTGAAATGTCACACGTGGCAGAAAAAAAAGCGCATCAAAAATATCTGCAATCAAATAATatcataattttcataatataaataaatagtgaATAAATAACACTCATAAATCAACATATACATTTAGAGTAAACTCATATGGTCCTACCTCAACAAAGATTATCAAACGAAAAAGCTGACATGTAATATTAAGGCAATTTCTACAGCATACTCTGAaaatttccctcccctccccctaaaAACAACCCTGAAACAAAACAGCAATTCAAGGCATTTGTGGCTATACTAAAGAAAACTCTTTTTAAGCAATTTGATTTGTTCACATACAAAAAGGTAAAGCCAGAATCCAGCAGTTCACAAGCCATAATAAAGCTAATCATGTGGTAAATTCAATTTACAGCCTGTGAAGTATAAAGGCATTATTCCTTAAGATTGACTAAAAACAACCCGTAGGCTAAATACATATAGAGAAAAGAGTAGAGATGggtaaaaaagaggagaaaacgGAGACTTTCTAGAGACCGTCAACACATCGAACACTAGCAGTAAAAACAGTTGTTTTTCAAAAGGATTCAGCAGATACATATTTTGAGCTTCCAGAAAATCCAAAGGGAAGGGGCAAAGGAGAGGAGTTAGGGAGGAATACCAATGAGGAGACAAAAGGGTAcagctttttcttctctcttaacaGAAATAAACCAGCTCTTACGAGAACAAGTTAACTTGGagaaaatcaaggagaaaaaaataaaccacaaCGGGGTTGGGGAGAAGATAGGGGTGAAGAGTTGGTTACCAGCACGCTACGAGATCAAGACAACACTTTTCACGTTTCAGTTTTCACCACCAGCGCGTTTCATTCACGAACGCTAAAAAGCAGTTTGGGGAGGAGCAAGAGGGGAAGGGCTGGGGACAGATTGATGGATTGAAGGACCGACGGACGGGGCTCACAGTCTCTTTGTGGTTCTACAAGCGAAGGCACACTTCTTGAGGGGCTGGGGAGTGGGGCTATCAGGGCGGGGGCTGGGGTGGTTGTTTCTGACGGGAGAGAGgggtaagctttttttttttttcccccatcccttcctcttttttttccttttcttctccttttctctccttgctCTCCCCGCGGCGGCGCTGAACAGACTCTGTCTAGCAGGCGGGACGCACAGGCACCTGCAGCAGGATCACCTGTCTGTTCTCCGAGGGGTGGCATTTGTTGATGTGCCGCGTAAGCCCCGGTGAGCTGTAGAAGGTGGCCGGGCAGTATTTGCAGGGGAACACCTGGGCCGCGTGCAGTAGGCGGAGGTGGCGCTCCTGGCCGCTCTTGCTGGGGAAGGTCTCCCCGCACACAGGGCACAGATGGCATTCCGCGGGGGCACTCATGTTGAGGGGATTCGACACTTCCCCTTCGCCCCCAACTTCCTTCCCCGCCTTCTCGGTTGGTGGCAGGGGCTGCAAGCCTTCGGACCCGGGATAGCTGGGGTAGACCAGCAGGTCGTCGGGCTGGGCTGGCAGGGGCTGCGGCGGTGGAGGCTGGGGCTGCGGCGCTCCCTTGTTCTGCAGAGCCTGGTGATGCGCCAGCAAGTGCTTCCTCAGGTAGGCCTGGCGACGGAACTTTTTTCCGCAGTGGTGACACTCGTACAATCCATCCTCAGAGCCCGACTCCGACACCCCGGGGCTAGGCGTGTCTCGGTCGCTGCCGCCTGCCTCTTTCGGTTCACCACCAACCCCAGCTTTGGCCAGAACTTCGTCTGCACTGCTCTTGCCCTCGGCTGCTCGGGCGCCCCCGGCTGGCGGAGCCAAGGTGCCCGCGGCGGCGACGCCGGTCCCCGAAGCGTGGTGGCCGCCGGCGGCAGTGGCTTGGGGTCGGGGTTTGTGCCAGCGGCGGTGCGAGGCCAGATTGGCCGGGCAACTGAAGACCTTGTCGCACTCAGGACAGCGGTACTCCACGCGCACGATGCGGGAGCACTTGTGCTGGGCCAAGGCGAAGGGGTCAGCGTACTCCTCCTTACACAGCTGGCAGATGAACTCGCCCAGAGGTCTGCCCCCGCCGCCACCAACGCTCCCGCCGCCCGTGCTGCCGCCCGCGCCGCCACCGCCCCCCGCGGCCCCGCCAGCTGCCCCCAGCCCTGCCCGGCCTTTGGGTGGCTCCACAGGGCCCTCCTTGATCTTGAGGCCCAATACAGGCGACGTGGTCACCTCGTCCTCGAAGTGCAGCTTGCGGATGGCCTTGGGCTTCTTGGCGGCCGGCGCTTTGGCCGGCTTGGCCGCAGGAGCACCGGGCTCCGCCGTTGGCGCGGGCGCAGGCCGTTTACTAGGGTGCCTCAGGGaggctgcggcggcggcggcaacAGAGACAGGGCCGGGGACAGTCAGCAGGTTGCCGGCTGGCGGGTGGTGGCTACCGGGGCCccggcccccgcccccgcccccagcTTCTGCACCAGCGGCAGCGGCGGCGACTGAGGAGAAGGCGGTGCCCATTTTGAGGTCGGCAGGGGCGAAAAGGAGGGGGTCCCCGCCGCAGGTGCCCCCCCCACTGCCGCCCACGCCcgcgcccccgcccccgccgccCAGCAAGGCTGTGGGTGTGGGGAAAGACTCAGCGGAAACCGGCGAGCCCAGGTTGAAGCTGCGCTCGAAATACTTCTTCTTCTCGTGCTCCCGGCTCACGGGCCGCGTGGGGCTGTACAGTGGCGCCGGGTAGACCGCCTCGGGGTTGCCGAACT
Proteins encoded:
- the INSM1 gene encoding insulinoma-associated protein 1; the protein is MPRGFLVKRNKKSTPVSYRIRCCEDGDRELLLFSSCGGSGGSSPPLPGSERAPAALLANAPPATLLLPPPLPLPPRELPAPPPPAAGPKPVQFGNPEAVYPAPLYSPTRPVSREHEKKKYFERSFNLGSPVSAESFPTPTALLGGGGGGAGVGGSGGGTCGGDPLLFAPADLKMGTAFSSVAAAAAGAEAGGGGGGRGPGSHHPPAGNLLTVPGPVSVAAAAAASLRHPSKRPAPAPTAEPGAPAAKPAKAPAAKKPKAIRKLHFEDEVTTSPVLGLKIKEGPVEPPKGRAGLGAAGGAAGGGGGAGGSTGGGSVGGGGGRPLGEFICQLCKEEYADPFALAQHKCSRIVRVEYRCPECDKVFSCPANLASHRRWHKPRPQATAAGGHHASGTGVAAAGTLAPPAGGARAAEGKSSADEVLAKAGVGGEPKEAGGSDRDTPSPGVSESGSEDGLYECHHCGKKFRRQAYLRKHLLAHHQALQNKGAPQPQPPPPQPLPAQPDDLLVYPSYPGSEGLQPLPPTEKAGKEVGGEGEVSNPLNMSAPAECHLCPVCGETFPSKSGQERHLRLLHAAQVFPCKYCPATFYSSPGLTRHINKCHPSENRQVILLQVPVRPAC